One window of the Colletotrichum destructivum chromosome 6, complete sequence genome contains the following:
- a CDS encoding Putative enoyl-CoA hydratase/isomerase, ClpP/crotonase-like domain superfamily — translation MPADRGIFNSELPPMQFPKLPARVVYLHLKNPTKRNALSLEILEDLRTQLLSHLTSRATGRLLTLPAFKPSILSELEAASEHAESGSSGPSKHSWLFDAAEWKRQRDGLPNVIVLRSSGPVFSSGHDLKQLASLSDVEVRRTFALCAEVMSLIRRSPAPVVCPIQGLATAAGLQLALSTDYPIALSTTKFQLPGASIGLPCTSPATAVSRRLPPGQAYRLLLSAEAVTADDMRGAVDVVPTPDHAESTDTAAAAFEGRVAEVVERLAGSAGQPMALGKWAYWTQLGIRGDGANEGGADGYEEAASWAGGVMALHARSADAKEGIAAFTQKRKPAWRT, via the coding sequence ATGCCGGCCGATCGGGGAATTTTCAACAGCGAGCTACCACCGATGCAATTCCCCAAGCTCCCGGCAAGGGTCGTGTACCTTCATCTGAAGAACCCGACGAAACGCAACGCCCTGAGTCTCGAGATTCTTGAGGACCTCCGCACGCAGCTCCTCTCGCACCTTACATCACGGGCGACAGGGAGGCTTCTTACCCTCCCTGCGTTCAAACCCTCGATCCTCTCCGAACTCGAAGCTGCAAGCGAGCACGCCGAATCTGGCTCAAGTGGCCCGTCGAAACACAGCTGGCTCTTTGATGCCGCGGAGTGGAAGCGCCAGCGGGATGGCTTACCCAATGTGATCGTCCTTCGCAGTTCCGGgcccgtcttctcgtcggGCCACGACCTGAAGCAGCTCGCATCTCTCTCCGACGTCGAAGTGAGGCGGACATTCGCCCTGTGCGCCGAGGTCATGTCCCTCATCCGGCGCAGTCCCGCGCCCGTTGTCTGTCCCATCCAGGGCCTTGCGACCGCGGCTGGGCTGCAGCTCGCGCTGTCGACTGATTATCCAATCGCCCTTTCCACCACCAAGTTTCAGCTGCCTGGTGCGAGCATCGGACTCCCGTGCACGAGCCCCGCGACCGCCGTGTCACGCCGTCTACCACCTGGCCAGGCGTACCGGCTTCTGCTTTCCGCGGAAGCCGTCACGGCGGACGACATGCGGGGCGCCGTGGACGTGGTTCCTACGCCTGATCATGCCGAGTCCACGGACACCGCTGCTGCGGCTTTTGAGGGGCGTGTAGCAGAAGTGGTGGAGCGGCTGGCGGGGTCCGCGGGACAACCGATGGCTCTTGGGAAGTGGGCGTACTGGACTCAACTCGGTATCAGAGGAGACGGCGCTAACGAGGGAGGAGCCGACGGGTATGAGGAGGCCGCGAGCTGGGCCGGGGGCGTCATGGCACTGCATGCGCGAAGTGCCGACGCAAAGGAGGGCATCGCGGCTTTTACGCAGAAGCGGAAACCGGCGTGGCGGACGTAA